One Beggiatoa leptomitoformis DNA segment encodes these proteins:
- a CDS encoding energy transducer TonB has product MSSLPPIVIEPSTERLIVMSFVATLFHLCMLYAVSFTAPKNNSDMKNHIMDVVLVQKSTEKAPDNAKFLAQANQQSGGVVEKAQERPSTPVVAPFPDEVANLVVTPPEPQIAASATPDPQVEQLTVNAPSSFQVASAQRLNPAQEPSTLNGDALETTVLSPDVPNTTMIMNVRASLASLQAELDKKIENYAKNPRKTFIGASTREYKYASYMDSWRLRVERIGTLHYPLEARQLGISGSLILEVAINKDGSINEVHIRKSSGNALIDDSALRIVHLSAPFAPLSEEIRKDTDILYITRTWEFLNNGLNTH; this is encoded by the coding sequence ATGAGTTCTTTACCCCCTATTGTGATTGAGCCGTCAACAGAACGTTTGATTGTCATGTCGTTTGTCGCGACACTGTTTCATTTGTGCATGTTATATGCCGTGAGTTTTACAGCACCAAAAAACAATTCTGATATGAAAAATCATATTATGGATGTGGTGTTAGTACAGAAAAGCACAGAGAAAGCACCTGATAATGCTAAGTTTCTAGCTCAGGCAAATCAACAATCGGGTGGTGTCGTAGAAAAGGCACAGGAACGTCCTTCAACCCCTGTTGTAGCACCGTTTCCTGATGAAGTCGCTAATTTAGTTGTTACCCCACCAGAACCTCAAATTGCGGCAAGTGCAACACCTGACCCACAAGTTGAACAATTAACCGTTAACGCCCCCTCTAGCTTTCAGGTTGCGAGTGCGCAACGGCTCAATCCTGCACAAGAACCATCAACGTTGAACGGCGACGCGCTGGAAACTACCGTATTATCCCCTGATGTTCCCAATACGACGATGATTATGAACGTCCGCGCATCCTTAGCCAGTTTACAAGCGGAATTAGATAAAAAGATAGAGAACTATGCGAAAAATCCGCGTAAAACATTCATCGGGGCAAGCACACGAGAATATAAATACGCAAGTTATATGGATAGTTGGCGATTACGGGTTGAACGGATTGGTACGTTGCATTATCCCTTAGAAGCAAGACAATTGGGTATTTCAGGAAGTTTGATTTTGGAAGTTGCAATTAATAAAGATGGGTCAATTAATGAAGTCCATATCCGTAAATCATCAGGCAATGCACTGATAGACGATTCTGCTTTGCGCATTGTCCATTTGTCCGCCCCATTTGCCCCCTTGTCAGAAGAAATTCGCAAAGACACAGATATTCTTTATATTACCCGTACTTGGGAGTTTTTAAATAACGGGTTAAATACACATTAG